CCCTTAGAATCATAAGCCTCCCCATTCCATTTACATACACTTACACCTTAAGTGTGTGTTTTCCCCAAATACTCTCTCAAACACATTGAGAGACTAGTGATTAGATGCAACATTAGCTTGATCATCATCAAGCTAATAGTTGAAGAAAGCTGTGGATCAATTTCGGTATTGATTCCATTGGCATTAGGATTTGATTGTACACAATCACATATTCAATATACAAGTTCCATTGATTAGATCTGTTAGTGTGTtcatatcatcttcatcatcacactTTACATTCATCATCAACATCAAACCTTCTGTATCGATCTAAATCAATAACCTACACATTGAATTGAAGGTGAATTGAGGTTTAACAGAATTGCTGAACTGGGACGAGCCGCATCGCGGGTGGTTTTAGCCACGCTGCGGCCGGAAGGGTTATTTGGTGACAGGATCATTGTATTGGGGTTGGGCGTGCCATGGGCTCTTAGTCGCGCTGCGGCAATTACTGAAACTAGtttatgtttaaaaaaaatatgttAACGGTTGGTTATCGGGTTAGGTCgtttcatacacacacacacacacacagatatatatatatatatatatatatatatatatatatatatatatatatatatatatatatatatatatataatatatatatatatatcaattaaaaTAAATAAGTTACACTTTAGACCTCAAATACTTAGGTTCGTTAATTTTTTCGTTAAGTTTATTATGATGACCACAATCATAAACGGACAATTAAATTATCCTTAGTTTCGTTAGTCATAAATGACCAAGTCTCAGTTTCCTAACCGAAAATGTTTAAAGTTCATTGCTTCAATTAGTCTAGGACTATATCCTATGCAAAAGTTATAACTTAACTTAACGTTCGTTACTATTTAACAGAAAAACTGAACGAAAATATTTGGGTTAGTTCCCCCCGCAAGTTTCGTTCATCGATTGTTGGACGAACCGAGCTAACAGGGTCCATTATGGTATGCCGGGGAGTGGCCACGGTTGACGGGTACTTTGGGTGGTACTACGCGCGCACAATTGTGCACATTATAAATCCTGAAACCGAATTACCCACCAACACATATCCTGATTGGGCATGAACTAATAATGCTTATGTAAGTAACAATAttgtaatttttttatatataacaacaTGTAGCATACATTTGAAATACTTTGGTTCTAATATTCGTTTACTTTTAACTAATATGCAGGAGGAGATGCTTTGGGGGATGCGGGAAACAGCTGCAACTCAGATGCAATAGAACAGTCAACCAAACCCGCAACCATTTTATGACATTCCAAATCAGCTGCATCATAGTTAGCCAGATCGTCCATTTCAATTCTATCCTACATAAAACTTTAATTTTTTGGATAATGTGTACTATGCTCAGACGCAATATCACCCTTCACAAACGCAGTATACCCCTCACCAAACACATCAAGGTCAATCCTTCCGGATCCCAGACCTGATTATATACGATTATGGCGTGGCTCGTACCCCTCATCAAAATCCAATCCCGATGCCAGATTTCGGAGGTACATCTCAATCACATGGTGATAATGAGGAGATCGAGATGTAGTAGGTAATGATGAGaccactgcaaaaaaaaaaaaagattctgGAGGGGTGAGAGGAATAGGCAACCAATAAAGTGTGGAACTAGTGGATACTGATGTTATACATGTCATGGGCATTGATTGGTTACCTTTAATACCATCAATGATCTTGTAATGAATTGTTTCCTTGATCGTTCCAGTAGTGTCCTATTAATCAAGGATATAAATATACCTTACCATATTTTAGTGAAAGCAAtacattttaaaaaaatataaatgcgTCGTGTAAACCCACTTTCAGCGTTACTGACAGGTCTCCTACACAACATGGAACACATGTCTTGACAACACTAACAACTTGATCGAGTCAATTACACCTACGTTGTCCCAGAATGTTTGCTATATTAGAGTTGCCCGCAGTCATAAAATTAGAGAAAAAATGTCAAAATTATATATAGGTTTTTTTACATAACCTAACAATATTCTTGTTTACCTCCGTATGGATATGCACACTCCATGGCGTGAAGCAATGGACCTAGTGTAAACGAATCATAAACTTTAGGTTTGTTTATTACTTCCCTTATAAAATCTTTCGTACACTTGTCATCCACATCGTTATTCTCGTTATTTCGAAGTTCGTACGCAGCTTGAAAAACATGAGCGGGGTCCGAGAATCCAGTACGATAATTGATTCGTTTTGTTAGACTCAGAACCGCACAACATAggcaatggtggtgtaaaaggcttCTTTTGTTTTCCACAAGTAGGTTGGGGGATATGATGGTGGCGACCGGTTCGGGGAACGAGGCGGCGACCGGGTAAGCAACCGGGTCGGCACCAAAATGGTTTGAGTTGGACTTGTAAGCGATAAAGCATGAGTGCGTTGCGAACCTAAATAAGTGATGTCCGGAATCATCGACATCTAAAGGTATTCACATCCATCATTCTCAAAATTTGACATTTTGTTGATTTATAAACCTCAGTTTGATGTGTTTGAAatgtaattgtgttgtttgttatgttctTATTGGATTGAAGATAATGATTGTGTAAATAGAAGTAAAAAGGTAAGAAATCTGATCATTATAAGGCAATGATTCAGTCAATAATTTAGGTTGTAATATTGCACTGGAAACTGGCTTTTCAAAGGCTGGTTTCAGTATTACAAAGAAAAGCCTTCAAATCGGCGTTTGAAAAGGTGGTTTAGGGTACGGGTGGCTAATAGTGCATGGTCACTCTGAAACCTGGTGCCATCTGAACAAAGTGGACACAAATCGGCGTTTGAAATGCCGGTTTGGATTGACACGTGACAAACAGACTTTTAAAAGTTCGGTTATACTAGTTTTGTAAAACCTAAAagggttaaagtcaaaaataggctacaaacttacacaaatgtaccgatgtcgcccacaaactcatttccgtcctactgtcgcctacaaacttataaaaaatgtgctaatataaacaaaatacttttttaactgtcaaccaaaatggttgattacgtggcttctaagtagtcatgacacgtcggtgatacatcgaaacagaattgaaagtatatgggcgacatcgggacacaactgaaagtatatgggtgacatcgggacacaactgaaagtatataggcgacatcgggacatataaaatgaataaaaaaagttaaataattaactttaccggttaaGCAGGTAACCGGTAATGAAATGTTAACATCagaacattttttataagtttgtaggcgacagtagaacggaaatgagtttgtgggagacatcggtacatttgtgtaagtttgtagcctatttttggctttaacccaacCTAAAACAAAATTCTTAGCAAAAAGCAAATTTATGTTTTGATGCCAAACAACTTGGATGAATtagtgataataatacataattcacACGCCTCTAACTCTAGAACTAACTCTAGAACGTCTCATGCCATtttctttaaactaaatctttcaaGTGAAACGTATATAAATTTTTATCATCGTAAACGTGTTAGGGCTAATAAGGAGAAGTTGCTTGAATTCTATGCTTTCTCTTTTGAAGAAACCTTTGTAAAGATCTCTTCATCAAAAGCCCGCTTGGAGATGGACATGGAGATGCTAGAATTAATGGTGACAACGGTTGTAAAGAAGTGGTAGAACATGATGTTTTTCTCTGTTTCTCCTCCATCTCTTCGCTTGCGAGCTTTATGATAGATCTTGCCTGTGATAAATAATTGTTTAGTTATTGATCAAGTTTTTAAATATGGTTAATGAAAAGATAAAAAAGAAGACATGTAAGGTGTaagtgttaggaagagaggatcgcctggacgttgggagatacaaatttgagagaaaaacaactctattactcacaagaatagatttacagagtattacaaaactcttacaaaaaaaactctcaaaactcacacacactctcaaggttgtgattacacttctctgagtgatttgggatgatttacaactgaggtttgcacttctatttatagtaaaaattctatggcggtggaatggtgtgaacggagaaggttggcggccgtcatcgtcatcaactttgctacctccatatgagttgtcaaggttgcctactttgaatatctagaaggtgggcttctagattgtaggctggaaatcttcaattctccccctccagccgaatccacaaacattccagttatgtctctgcataactccaacttctctcgagtcaccacctttgttaacatatccgcaggattctcctttgtatggatcttcactagtctcaacagttgtcgattaattacctcgcgtatccaatgatagcgaatatcaatatgttttgtacgagaatggtacatggagttcttgctcaaatctatagcactttgactgtcacaatataccttgtactccttttgcttgattccaaattcttgaagataacgctttaaccacaacatttcttttccagcttctgcggcagcaatatactctgcttcagttgtggataatgcaacacacctctgtagtcttgactgccatgaaacagctccccctgcaaaagtgtaaatgaatcctgaagtagatttcctactatcaggatctccggccatatccgtatctgtatagccttccaagattggatcagctcccccgtaacaaagacatagattctttgtacctttaagatatctgagaatccattttaccgcctcccaatgctctttcccggggttcgagagaaaacgactcaccgttcccactgcatgagcaatatcgggccttgtacacaccatcgcatacatcaaacttccaactgctgaagaatatggtactgaagacatctccccgatctcttccttggatgagggacaagaactcttgcttaacttgaaatggttagctaatggaatgctaacaggtttggcattgttcatattgaaacgtgaaagcactcgttcaatatacttctcctgagatagccataaccttttattcttcctatctcgggttatctgcattcccaaaatctgttgagcctgtcctaagtctttcatgtcaaaagacttagagagttccttcttcagctggttgatcttcgttacgtctttccctacgatcaaaatatcgtctacataaagtagaagagcaacgaaatctccttcagaaaacttctgaatgtagacacactcatctgctgcagttttcttgtacccgtgactcaccatgcacgagtcaaacttcttgtaccactgcctaggtgcctgcttcaaaccgtacaaacttttcttcagcttgcatacgaggttatctcctgaaacctcaaaaccttctagctgctccatgtaaatttcttcatgtaaatctccatgaagaaaagctgtctttacatccatctgttcaagctccaagttcatacttgcgaccaatccaattatgactctaattgaagtcatcttgactactggtgaaaatatctcgtcaaaatcaatccctttcttctgttggaatcctttgactacaagtcgtgctttgtatttcaccacttttccactaccatcctttttcagcttgaacacccatttatttttcagtgccttcttcccgcgtggaagttctacaatctcataagtttgatttttctgcagagaatccatctcatcctgcattgcgagcaaccatttttctttatccttatgagttactgcttcatgaaaactctccggttctccatcttcagtaagtagaaggtactcggattctggatatctactcgatggaatccgacctcgttcagatctacgaacttctggaacattctgaggagatccaccatcatcttgaccttgtgatggtgctggaacgtctggcagatggggttgtggctccccctgctcagcaccgtcattttcctcattatcttctacttctggcatttcttcttgcactaaaaattcatttctcatgaatgattccgttgttgcctctggcacctgagcagcaacatttgtcttctgagatattgtgggcttttcaatatcttctattgtctggctttcatggaacaccacgtccctacttctgatcacctttttctcctttggatcccataatctgtatccaaattcttcatctccataacctatgaatatgcatggagtggtccttgcatccagcttctgcctgagctccttggatacatgtgcgtacgccaaacatccaaatactcttaagtgagagtatgatggatcctttccagaccaaagtttctccggaacttcaaaattcagtggtactgatggagatcggttgatcaaataacaagcggctctgactgcttctccccagaatggctttggcagcttagccatactgagcatgctccgaacacgttccatgattgttcggttcattctttctgctataccattatgttgaggggtacgtgggaccgtcttcactgaatagggcatccttgaccattgacatggtaagtttgccattcggggctgagttgctgagtgttactaccagcgtttcccaactatcgggaagggaactaagtaacagtagcgcctgaacttcatcgccaagcggcatctctacagacgataactggttgaccaagttctgaaactcactggtatgctcggcaactgaagttccacttttgagcttcatgttgactaaacgcctcatcagcagggctttattccgagcagtcttggcctggtacatgtcctccaactttttccagaggacatatgcgtctgtctcttgtgcaacatagtggaagacactatgatcaatccattgacggatctgaccaatagtttttcggtttgatttcttccactctttctctttggcagaatcagggtgtatacccttcaattcaataggatcgaacaaatctttacagctgaggagatcttccatccgaggtttccacagcgtgtagtttgtggctgtgagcataatcatagctccggaagatgatgttgactcttctgtggacattatcaccttacaaataatttttcaacacaaacggggttgaattgtagaaaacagagatcaccgttgtgtccggaacggttgaaaatgatggaatagacacttcgtggcttaaattccacttacggggcaaaattataatttgttataaacttcagggaccaaaaatgaaattatgaaaatttcagggaccaaagtGTAAAATtttagaattgctacagtaccgctacagtaccgctacagtaccgctacagtaccgctacagtgacttgctacagtgccgccagctgctacagtgaattgctacagtgatcgtcttctccggcgaaaattccggcaccggtcgtcttctccggcgagattccgccgagttgaccaaactttgaccgagttttctgggctcgttataactccgtttaagtcaccgttttttgcgttggactcggttcgacgagacgaatccaatggtacactcaaaattggattttgagaaaacttcaaaaaacccaaaaactcaaccaacgtctctaaccaagctcttgataccacttgttaggaagagaggatcgcctggacgttgggagatacaaattttagagaaaaacaactctattactcacaagaatagatttacagagtattacaaaactcttacaaaaaaaactctcaaaactcacacacactctcaaggttgtgattacacttctctgagtgatttgggatgatttacaactgaggtttgcacctctatttatagtaaaaattctatggcggtggaatggtgtgaacggagaaggttggcggccgtcatcgtcatcaactttgctacctccatatgagttgtcaatgTTTCCTACTTttaatatctagaaggtgggcttctagattgtaggctggaaatcttcagtAAGGTGGTAGTGGTACGTACTGTTTAAGttacaaacaaatttttttttttttttttgaaatgcaaGATTTTATTAATCACGAAGTAAAGGTATAATGTGTCTTATAGAATTGCTACACGACATTCTACATTTCACGAATGGATGTTGAGTGAACATCCATGAAAAATAGAATACTATGATGATAGAAATGAAAGACTCGACTATACAAAATTAAATACACGACTTTGGACTTGATAACCACGATAACCAATCAATCGATCTTCCGCGAATTCTTCTAGATATCCACTCGTAAGATTTAACTTGTATCTCATTTAAAGCCAATGGAATTCTCCACGATTTATTTTTGAAAGTTTTTTGATTCCTATTCTTCCATATAAGGTACCCGGTTACCCACTCTACCGCTTGCCACGCCATAGATTGTGACGAAGATAGAGGATGAGGTGATTTCCCAATGAAGACTTCACTCATGTTAAGATTTGAAACATGAGGGAACCCCCACCATTTAAAAACCCTATCCCATACTTCAATCACGTGCGTGCATAGCATTAAGGAGTGTTCAACCGACTCGATGCTACTATTGCACAAAGGACATAGAATCGAATGAAGATCCAAACCTCTTTTTTCCAATTCTTCTCGAACCGCTAATCTCTTAAGCCTCGCTTTCCAAATGAAAACCTCCACCTTTTTTGGAATGAGGTAGTTTCATTTTGTTTAGATGTGCAAAGATCTCCCCTCGTTTACTTTTTCTTCAATTATCGAATGCAATTTTTTAGTTGTAAACTTGCCACTTGTAGCCATATTCCATCTCCAAGAGTCTTTACTGCTGTTATAAAAAACAAAGTCGTTAGTTAATTTTGTAAGTTCCGTCAGTTCATCGAGTGCTCGACCCGTTGGGTCTCAGCTCCAATTCCAGACCCCTTCGTGACCTGTGTTTGAAAAGAGAACCCTGCTGCAGACTTTCGTGTCCTTCTCGGCTTCCAGATGGTATAAACGCTTAAAACGATGCTTTAAAGTGATCGGCAACAGCCATGTATCGCTCCAGAAGTACGTATCAACACCATTACCAACAACTTTTGTGAAAGAACTGTTGTAAGGAATTCCCATGTCTTCTAACTTGTGACCTGCATAAATTATATCAAACCAAACACCACGTGAAAGAGAATTGGGACGGAGAGAGCCAACACCAAAACTACCATTCGGGCCATAGAGACTTGAGATGACTCGGACCCATAGTGAATGAGGCTCGGTGAGGAAACGCCATCGCCATTTCCCGAGTAAGGCAAGGTTTTCCGAATCAAGTGATCCAACATTTAGACCACCCTCCTCGAAAGGCAAACACACATTTTCCCATTTAACCCATTATAATTTTTTTCCCCGTTTGTCCCGCCCCAAAAGAAGTTTTTCCTCACTCTCTCCAAATCTTTGACAACACCCGACGGGACACGATAGATTGAGAAAAAAATACAATGGAAGGCTATTTAGAACCGCTTTCACGAGAGTCAATCTTCCACCAAAATATAACGCTCTAGATTTCCACTCCGATAGTCGTTTTTGGAATTTTTCAATAATTGGTTTCCAATCCGATTGTTTTTTCATGCTACACCCGATTGGTAACCCAAGATATGAAAAAGGTAATTCTCCTACTCCACACGAAAAATGATTAGCAACTTCACTTAGTTCTCCATTTGAAATCTCGACACCAAAAATTGTACTTTTTTGAAGATTAACACGAAGGCCCGATGCTAGTTCAAAACACTTAAGTATTTTCATAAGGTTTTTAACATTTCTTTTACTCCATTTCCCAAAAATCAACGTGTCATCCGCGTATTGCAAATGAGTGATGCGGACCTTATCTTTACCAACCTCTACCCCATCAAAAAAACCTCGATCACTAGcggatttaattatcatatttagaCCCTCGGCCGCAAGAATAAAAAGAAAAGGAGACAGTGGGTCTCCTTGTCTAACTCCTCTTTCTAAAGTGAACTCCTTTGTGGGAGACCCATTAATCAAAACCGAAACCGACGCCGTCTCAAGGCAAGACAAGATCCACTTCCTCCATTTGGTCCCGAACCCCATGCTCTTCATGACTTCTATTAAAAAATCCCAATCTAAACAGTCGAAAGCCTTCTCGAAATCAACTTTGAATAAGAAACTTTTCACTCGTTTGTTTTTTAGAAATCTAATGGTTTCATTTGAAACCAACACTCCGTCAAGAATGAATCTTTCTTTAATAAAAGCACTCTGTTCACTTCCAATCAAATTTGGGACCACTTTCCTAAGTCGAATTGACAAAATTTTTGCCAATATCTTGTAATAACATCCTATTAAGCTTATTGGTCGATATTCTGCTAAGCCATTGGGATTCAACTTCTTAGGGACTAACGTAATAAAGGAAGCATTACAACCTTTCGAAATCTCCCCATTTATCCAAAAATTCCCTAGTGCATTAATCAGATCATCTTTTAAAATGCTCCAATATTTTTTGAAGACAAGAAAATTGTACCCATCGGGACCCGGTGCTTTATTGTTTGCACATTCGTTTACCGCGTTCCAAATCTCTTCTTCACAAAACTAACTTCCAACCTATCCACTTCATCATTCGTAAGGACTTATAAATAGGCTCGGCCTTACATGATTGCTTTGCTCAAACAGTTTTTTAAAATGCAAAAAAGCCGCATCTTTTATTTCATCTGGTTGCTCATTTCACACCCCATTTACGATCAGCCCTTTAATATTTGATTTGTTATAGTTCTGCTTGATCACTGAATGGAAATACTTGGTGTTTTCATCTCCATTAACCGTCCATCTAACGCTTTCCTTTTGCCTTAACATACTCATCTTGAGTTTATCCTTTTcaattaattctttcctcaattttaACCACTTGCTTCTATCATCTTCACTAAGCTCTCTGTTTTCAGCAGCATGTTCCCATAGATCGACTTCATTTTTGAGGTTTTTGATTTCATTGTCAATGTTCCCAACCTTAGAGGCGCTGAGTTCTTTCAAGCCTTATTTCACCTTTTTTAATTTCTGAAGGAACAGTCGATCTAATCTATTTTCCAAAATTGTTTCACTCCACAGGTTGTTGATCAACTCATCTGCACCATCTAACTTTAGCCATTCATCAAATAATTTAACAGGTTTAGGCCCGAAATTCTGCTGTATGTCTTTTAATACGATCGGACAATGGTAAGAAATTGTTCGATCAAGGGCAGAAGCAGAAATATTCCCCCACAGTTGGTAAAATTTTTCCGACACTAAAAATCTATCGAGTTTGCTTAGTTTTAAACCATTTCCACTTATTCTTGTGAATTTCCTTCCACCTAAAGGGACATCTATAAGGCTGTTGTTGTTTATGAAATCGTTGAAGCGTTTAGCCCGACTTTCTATGAATTACCAATTTTTCCTTTCGGATGGCTCCCTTACCTCATTAAATTCCCCACAAATAACCAACGATAAATCTATATCAAAGATACATTTATCAAGCCTTTCCCTCATTTCGATCTTATTTTACATCTGATTGGGGACCATAAACGTTTATCACAAAAGAATGCTCGCCAGAATGAACCCACGTACCATAGATTCCAATAAAATGGTCACTTATGATCGAATCTTCTACTTTAAAGCAATCAGAATCCCAAATAATTAGCAAGCAACCCGAGAACCCCCTGGCTTCTTTTTGATTGAAACCAAAAAATTTCGAATACCATAACCCCCCAACCCAAAATTCGTTTACAGTGGAGCACTTTGATTACTGTAAAGCAAGAATAGACGATTTTTCTAACGAACATAACCTCTTTACCCCACTATACTTCCCATCCTTCACGAACCCACATACATTCAAAGAAACAATCTTCATAGTTAAAATAAACTAAAAGAAAAAACAAAAGAGAGGAGCTTACTGCTTGTATCTATGCTTTTCTTTCCAGACTAAGACAATTCTCTCCCCAAAATCTTGAATGCCAATACTGGATGAGTTGGAGGATATAGCAGTCTTTTTGGGAGCAGAGATCGGTTTACTGTTGCAATTACTTGAAGCTTTCGAGTCCTCTGAAGTCCTTTGGCTTGAAATAGACCCATTCGCCAGTTTGCAATTCCCATCATCCACTTTATATGAATTATTGCACACCTCCTTTTCATTCTCTTTAAGGTTACCACAGGAGCTACAACTTACTAGTTCAGCTGAATCATAATTTCTTGCAACTGATTTGACATATCTCAGGTACGACGAGGCTCTCCAGTTACATAGAGATTTCCAACAAAATTCTCTTTTATTCTATGTTCTCGACTTGGATGATTGCGACTTCTTTTTGCTTCTGCCTTTGATTGGATTTTTTGCTTCAGTTTCGCCTATCTTTTTGCCTCTTTTTGCTTCTGTTCTGATTCCTTCCTCATTGTAATTTGACCCCTTTTGCTGCTCGTCACAATTGTTTCTCTCTGATGGATCCTTTTCCTTCAACTCGTTAGCGCTTAGGCCATTTGGTTTAGTTGGGCTTTGCAAGTCATCTGGCTCGTTAACCTTTTCTTCTCTTGTCAATTTTTGTGAAGCATTCCCATGACTTTCAAACGTGTCCTTGATTGGGCTAGTACGATTTGGGCTCAGATATATAAATCATCATCAAAGGTGTCTCTTACTGGGCTAATTACCTCAGTTGGGCTGTCTTTACGAATTCCGCTAAGCTTTGTTGGGCTTCCAATTTTTACCGGGCTTATAGACTCAGTAATCCCTTCTTTTAAACCCATATTTTCTTTATCCCTCAAGTTGGCAGGTGTCCCTTTATTTCCATCAGTCGTATTAAATGCCCCTTTGCACGAGGGATTAACTCTTACATCTCCTGTATCACCGTCATTCTCCTTATCCaagaacatattattctttatgttTCCAATGACATAACGGTTTCCATTGCatgaagtattattattaccaatacaaCCGGACCCTCTATCTTCCATTTTACCTATTGACCCTCCAACTTCATCTTTATCTTCTTTCTCGAAATTCTCAATGCCTTCGGACTCATCACCGGAATCCTCATCCATCACCGGTCCTTCATCATCAGAATTATTTTCAGACCCTTCTTCACGTTCAGACTGCCATTCACTTGAACAATCCTTTCCTATGTCTAGGACCATTAAGTTATCAATATCTTCTTTAACGTGAACCATTAGGGTTCCTGGTTTAAGATCTATCATGACATCATCATCAATTGTATTAGCATGACCCATATGAATAAGGACCCGCCC
The window above is part of the Rutidosis leptorrhynchoides isolate AG116_Rl617_1_P2 chromosome 1, CSIRO_AGI_Rlap_v1, whole genome shotgun sequence genome. Proteins encoded here:
- the LOC139871555 gene encoding protein TIFY 5A-like, translated to MRRNCNLELSLVPPSAFGFSHNDHHSLKNDSEKIIINGDSKDKQHQQLTIFYDGKIRVCDVMELQARSIIKLASEEMEEKQRKTSCSTTSLQPLSPLILASPCPSPSGLLMKRSLQRFLQKRKHRIQATSPY